The nucleotide window GATAATCGTCTTTTTCTTCGTTCTCGGTCTGCTGCCGCTGATCGTGACGATGACCACGTCATTCACCAAGTTCAGCATTGTGCTGACACTGCTGCGTTCCGCCCTGGGCGTGCAACAGGCGCCCGGCAACATGGCGATCTCCGCGTTGGCTCCCGCGGCGACACTGGTTGTGATGGCGCCGACGGTGGAGAAGATCGGCGCCGATCTGTCGTTCGGCGATCGCATCGAGCGCGGCCAGTTTCCCGACGTGACGGAAGTATACCAGGCGGTGCGCGGGCCACTCGGCGAATTTATGATGGAACATTCGCGGCCCTCCGAGCGCGCGTTCCTCGTGACGGCGGCAAAACGCATTGACCCGGCACGCGACGCACAGGAAACCGACTTCTCGCTGCTGATTCCCGCATTCATGATCAGTGAAATTTCTAGCGGGTTCGAGGCTGGGTTTCTGCTTTATATGGCGTTTCTCATCATCGACCTCGTCGTCGCCAACGTGTTGACGGCGATGGGCATGGTGATGTTGTCGCCCACCACGGTATCTACGCCGTTGAAGCTCTTCGTGCTGGTGTCCGTATCAGGCATTTCGAAGCTAATGCACGGTCTGATTGTCAGCTACGCCAAATGAGTTCATACCCCTCTCTTGGTTCGTTGTCGAGCGATGCATTGCTGCTGGTTTTCTGGCTATCGTTGCCAGCACTGGCCATTGCCACCGCAATCGGCGTCATTGTTGGACTCCTGCAATCAGTGACGCAAATTCAGGATCAGGCGTTGCCGTATGGCGCGAAGATCATCGGTGTGGGGCTCGTGATGATCGTCGCCATCCCCTGGGGCAACAGCGAAGTCTCGCGCTTTCTCGATCACGCGTTTTCGTACATCGCGGCGGGACGGGTGCAGTGATGACGGATTACATAGGATACGTCGAGGGGTTTGCGTTCTGCACCATCCGGCCCGTCGTCGCGCT belongs to Paraburkholderia aromaticivorans and includes:
- a CDS encoding EscR/YscR/HrcR family type III secretion system export apparatus protein; this translates as MMRDQAVNFQIIVFFFVLGLLPLIVTMTTSFTKFSIVLTLLRSALGVQQAPGNMAISALAPAATLVVMAPTVEKIGADLSFGDRIERGQFPDVTEVYQAVRGPLGEFMMEHSRPSERAFLVTAAKRIDPARDAQETDFSLLIPAFMISEISSGFEAGFLLYMAFLIIDLVVANVLTAMGMVMLSPTTVSTPLKLFVLVSVSGISKLMHGLIVSYAK
- the sctS gene encoding type III secretion system export apparatus subunit SctS yields the protein MSSYPSLGSLSSDALLLVFWLSLPALAIATAIGVIVGLLQSVTQIQDQALPYGAKIIGVGLVMIVAIPWGNSEVSRFLDHAFSYIAAGRVQ